A stretch of Microbacterium sp. LWH3-1.2 DNA encodes these proteins:
- the recN gene encoding DNA repair protein RecN — MIEEMRLRDLGVIAEATLPIGAGFTAITGETGAGKTMVVTGLGLLLGQRADSGAVRAGAAQATVDGVWIVPEDGPVAARVREAGGDVEPIGGGRAELYIGRSISSEGRGRASVGGRAAPAGVLADLADELVVVHGQSDQLRLRSAAAQRDALDRFGGEPVHTARDAYRRAFEHWRAIDRELSQLTDDRDARAREADDLRAQLAEIEQAAPESGEDAELATRAERLANAEELRVAAATAHDGLSGDGDEPDAGALLAEARRALERVHDPVLAELSGQLADVGYRVADIAAALAGYLADLDESGPHELAAVEERRAVLAGLVRAHGSLDTAIELLDTGSSRLAELDDDSDRIERLTAERDVAASVLDESAGALTAARTDAAARLGAAVTTELRALAMPDARLEVSVTPGTESAFGRDDVAILLAPHPGAEPRAVSRGASGGELSRVMLAIEVVIAAVDPVPTFVFDEVDAGIGGAAAIEVGRRLARLSESSQVIAVTHLAQVAAFAANHLTVVKANDGSVTASDVRRLDGADREAEMARLLSGMPDSDAALTHARELLSLRTEVD, encoded by the coding sequence GTGATCGAGGAGATGCGCCTGCGGGATCTCGGCGTGATCGCCGAGGCGACGCTGCCGATCGGAGCGGGATTCACGGCGATCACCGGTGAGACCGGCGCCGGCAAGACGATGGTCGTGACGGGACTCGGGCTGCTGCTCGGCCAGCGCGCCGACTCCGGCGCCGTGCGCGCCGGCGCCGCTCAGGCGACCGTCGACGGTGTGTGGATCGTCCCCGAGGACGGACCGGTCGCCGCGCGCGTGCGCGAGGCCGGTGGCGACGTCGAGCCGATCGGCGGTGGCCGCGCGGAGCTGTACATCGGCCGCTCGATCTCCAGTGAGGGCCGCGGGCGCGCCTCGGTCGGCGGGCGAGCCGCGCCGGCCGGCGTGCTCGCCGACCTCGCTGACGAGCTCGTGGTGGTTCACGGACAGTCCGACCAGCTCCGGCTGCGCTCCGCGGCCGCCCAGCGGGACGCACTCGACCGCTTCGGCGGCGAGCCCGTCCACACCGCGCGCGACGCGTACCGCCGCGCGTTCGAGCACTGGCGTGCGATCGACCGCGAGCTGTCGCAGCTCACCGACGATCGCGACGCGCGGGCGCGCGAGGCCGACGACCTCCGCGCGCAGCTCGCCGAGATCGAGCAGGCGGCACCCGAGTCCGGCGAGGACGCCGAGCTCGCGACCCGCGCCGAGCGTCTGGCGAACGCCGAGGAACTCCGCGTCGCTGCCGCGACCGCCCATGACGGACTGTCCGGCGACGGTGACGAACCCGACGCAGGGGCCTTGCTCGCGGAGGCGCGTCGCGCCCTCGAGCGGGTCCACGACCCCGTGCTCGCCGAACTCTCCGGGCAGCTCGCCGACGTCGGCTACCGCGTCGCCGACATCGCCGCGGCGCTCGCGGGCTACCTCGCCGACCTCGACGAGTCCGGTCCCCACGAGCTGGCCGCGGTCGAGGAGCGCCGCGCCGTGCTCGCCGGCCTGGTCCGCGCGCACGGCAGCCTGGACACCGCCATCGAGCTGCTCGACACCGGCTCCTCTCGGCTCGCCGAACTCGACGACGACTCCGATCGCATCGAGCGGCTGACGGCGGAGAGGGATGTCGCAGCTTCCGTCCTCGACGAGAGCGCCGGTGCGCTCACCGCGGCGCGCACAGACGCGGCCGCGCGGCTGGGAGCGGCGGTCACGACCGAGTTGCGGGCACTCGCGATGCCGGATGCTCGCCTGGAGGTCTCCGTCACGCCCGGCACGGAGTCCGCCTTCGGCCGCGACGACGTCGCCATCCTGCTCGCCCCGCACCCCGGCGCCGAGCCGCGAGCGGTGTCGCGTGGCGCGAGCGGCGGCGAGCTCAGCCGCGTCATGCTCGCGATCGAGGTCGTGATCGCGGCCGTCGACCCCGTGCCGACGTTCGTGTTCGACGAGGTGGATGCCGGGATCGGCGGCGCCGCCGCGATCGAAGTCGGCCGGCGTCTCGCGCGCCTCTCGGAGTCGTCCCAGGTCATCGCGGTCACCCATCTCGCGCAGGTGGCGGCCTTCGCGGCCAACCACCTGACCGTCGTGAAGGCGAACGACGGCTCGGTCACGGCATCCGATGTCCGTCGCCTGGACGGTGCCGATCGCGAGGCCGAGATGGCGCGCCTGCTGTCGGGCATGCCCGACTCCGATGCGGCGCTCACGCACGCACGCGAGTTGCTCAGCCTTCGCACCGAAGTCGACTGA
- a CDS encoding CTP synthase — protein MQTSDSFRGDTSNDTTKHIFVTGGVVSSLGKGLTAASLGNLLTARGLRVVMQKLDPYLNVDPGTMNPFQHGEVFVTDDGAETDLDIGHYERFLDIELSQAANVTTGQIYSQVIAKERRGEYLGDTVQVIPHITDEIKRRMRLQADETPKPDVIITEIGGTVGDIESQPFIESARQIRHELGRNNVFFVHVSLVPFMGASGEQKTKPTQHSVAALRSIGIQPDALVLRSDRPVTESNKRKIALMCDVDEGAVVNAVDVPSIYDIPSLLNEQGLDDYIVRALGLSKAADVDWSRWQRVLNAVHNPKHEVTIGLVGKYIDLPDAYLSVTEALKAGGFAQETHVNIRWIPSDECETPEGAAKALGPLDGIVIPGGFGIRGIEGKIGALKFAREQGIPTLGICLGLQCIVIEYARHVAGIEDASSSEFDPDTQHPVIATMEEQVDILDHGDLGGTMRLGLYPADLAEGSIAAEVYGADRASERHRHRYEVNNRYRDQIAEAGLMFSGINPDLNLVEYVELPRDVHPYYIATQAHPELRSRPTDANPLFRGLVGAALERHRASELFDVEND, from the coding sequence ATGCAGACTTCTGATTCTTTCCGCGGCGACACTTCGAACGACACCACCAAGCACATCTTCGTGACCGGTGGTGTCGTTTCCTCGTTGGGCAAGGGTCTCACCGCGGCGAGCCTCGGAAACCTCCTCACCGCGCGCGGTCTGCGCGTCGTGATGCAGAAGCTCGACCCGTATCTGAACGTCGACCCGGGCACGATGAACCCCTTCCAGCACGGCGAGGTCTTCGTCACCGACGACGGCGCCGAGACCGATCTCGACATCGGCCACTACGAGCGTTTCCTCGACATCGAGCTCAGCCAGGCCGCCAACGTGACCACCGGCCAGATCTATTCGCAGGTCATCGCGAAGGAGCGCCGCGGCGAGTACCTCGGCGACACGGTGCAGGTCATCCCGCACATCACCGACGAGATCAAGCGCCGCATGCGCCTGCAGGCCGACGAGACGCCGAAGCCCGACGTGATCATCACCGAGATCGGCGGCACCGTCGGCGACATCGAGTCGCAGCCGTTCATCGAGTCGGCCCGCCAGATCCGCCACGAGCTGGGCCGCAACAACGTCTTCTTCGTGCACGTCTCGCTCGTGCCGTTCATGGGCGCATCGGGGGAGCAGAAGACCAAGCCGACGCAGCACTCCGTCGCCGCTCTCCGCTCCATCGGCATCCAGCCCGACGCACTGGTGCTGCGCAGCGACCGCCCCGTCACCGAGTCGAACAAGCGCAAGATCGCGCTCATGTGCGACGTCGACGAGGGTGCTGTCGTGAACGCCGTCGACGTGCCGAGCATCTACGACATCCCCTCGCTGCTCAACGAGCAGGGCCTCGACGATTACATCGTCCGCGCGCTCGGCCTGTCCAAGGCCGCCGACGTCGACTGGTCGCGCTGGCAGCGCGTGCTGAACGCCGTGCACAACCCGAAGCACGAGGTGACGATCGGCCTCGTCGGCAAGTACATCGACCTCCCCGACGCGTACCTCTCGGTCACCGAGGCCCTCAAGGCGGGCGGATTCGCACAGGAGACGCACGTCAACATCCGCTGGATTCCCTCCGACGAGTGCGAGACGCCGGAAGGTGCCGCGAAGGCGCTCGGCCCGCTCGACGGCATCGTGATCCCGGGCGGCTTCGGCATCCGCGGCATCGAGGGCAAGATCGGCGCGCTGAAGTTCGCGCGCGAGCAGGGCATCCCGACCCTCGGCATCTGCCTCGGCCTGCAGTGCATCGTGATCGAGTACGCCCGTCACGTCGCGGGGATCGAGGATGCTTCGTCGAGCGAGTTCGACCCCGACACGCAGCATCCCGTCATCGCCACCATGGAGGAGCAGGTCGACATCCTCGACCACGGCGACCTGGGTGGCACGATGCGTCTCGGCCTGTACCCGGCCGACCTCGCGGAGGGCTCGATCGCGGCCGAGGTGTACGGCGCGGACCGCGCGTCGGAGCGCCACCGTCACCGCTACGAGGTGAACAACCGCTACCGCGACCAGATCGCGGAGGCGGGCCTGATGTTCTCGGGCATCAACCCCGATCTCAACCTCGTGGAGTACGTCGAGCTGCCGCGCGATGTGCACCCCTACTACATCGCGACGCAGGCGCACCCCGAACTGCGCTCGCGTCCCACGGACGCCAACCCGCTGTTCCGCGGTCTCGTCGGCGCGGCGCTCGAGCGGCACCGCGCGAGCGAGCTCTTCGACGTCGAGAACGACTGA
- a CDS encoding NUDIX hydrolase: MPHPGVPAKELLADEPVEPTVLGSDLVYQGRVWDVRSDTVAYGDGQIVRQYVDHPGAAAVVAVDDEGRVLLIQQYRHPIRHRDWEIPAGLLDIAGETPLETARRELAEEVDLVASSWEPLVSIFTTPGGNDEIVHLFLARGLTPANEVHAREDEEADIRADWLPLADAVAGILAGRLRNGILAVGVLAAAERLRAEENPGA, from the coding sequence ATGCCGCACCCCGGCGTGCCCGCGAAGGAACTCCTCGCCGACGAGCCTGTCGAGCCCACGGTCCTCGGCAGCGACCTGGTCTACCAGGGCCGGGTGTGGGATGTGCGCAGTGACACCGTCGCTTACGGCGACGGGCAGATCGTGCGCCAGTACGTGGATCATCCCGGCGCGGCCGCTGTCGTGGCGGTGGACGATGAGGGCCGGGTGCTGCTGATCCAGCAGTACCGGCACCCGATCCGCCACCGCGACTGGGAGATCCCAGCCGGCCTGCTGGACATCGCCGGCGAGACGCCGCTGGAGACCGCCCGGCGCGAGCTCGCCGAGGAGGTCGACCTCGTCGCCTCGTCGTGGGAGCCGTTGGTGAGCATCTTCACCACACCCGGCGGGAACGATGAGATCGTCCACCTGTTCCTCGCGCGCGGCCTGACCCCCGCGAACGAGGTGCACGCACGGGAGGACGAGGAGGCCGACATCCGTGCGGACTGGCTGCCGCTCGCCGACGCGGTGGCGGGGATCCTCGCGGGGCGTCTGCGCAACGGCATCCTCGCGGTGGGCGTGCTGGCCGCGGCCGAGCGCCTGCGCGCGGAGGAGAATCCGGGAGCCTGA
- the xerD gene encoding site-specific tyrosine recombinase XerD — MQIARAVDSYLRHVAIERGLSENTVAAYRHDLSGYAEWLREQHIDDTAAVTSVTLASFIADRAAAQPPMAASSLARLQSSVRGLHRFLAREGIEPSDPSSHLRPPKQPRRLPKALTIEQVESLLDASGPAPATGADVSGSGGAAAGDLLGMRDRALLELLYATGARVSEIVQLDVDDAARGDVLRVRGKGSKERIVPVGSYARAAVDAYLTRARPELSHRGRSTPKLFLGARGAPLSRQSAWLIIQAAAERAHLTAHVSPHTLRHSFATHLLQGGADVRVVQELLGHASVATTQIYTYVSIDALRDVYATSHPRAR, encoded by the coding sequence ATGCAGATCGCTCGGGCGGTGGATTCCTACCTGCGCCACGTCGCGATCGAACGCGGCCTGTCGGAGAACACCGTCGCGGCGTACCGGCACGACCTCTCGGGCTACGCCGAGTGGCTGCGCGAGCAGCACATCGACGACACCGCCGCGGTCACGTCGGTCACGCTCGCGAGCTTCATCGCCGACCGCGCGGCCGCCCAGCCGCCGATGGCGGCGTCGTCGCTGGCGCGGCTGCAGTCGTCGGTGCGCGGGCTTCACCGCTTCCTCGCCCGCGAAGGCATCGAGCCCAGCGACCCGTCGTCGCACCTCCGCCCGCCCAAGCAGCCCCGACGGCTGCCCAAGGCGCTGACGATCGAGCAGGTGGAGAGCCTGTTGGATGCCTCTGGCCCGGCGCCGGCGACCGGGGCCGATGTGTCCGGCAGCGGGGGAGCGGCGGCGGGCGACCTGCTCGGCATGCGCGACCGCGCCCTGCTCGAGCTGCTGTACGCCACCGGCGCGCGCGTGTCGGAGATCGTGCAACTGGATGTCGACGACGCGGCGCGCGGCGACGTGCTCCGCGTCCGCGGCAAGGGCTCGAAGGAGCGCATCGTGCCGGTCGGCTCGTACGCGCGCGCGGCCGTGGACGCCTATCTCACCCGTGCGCGGCCCGAGCTCTCGCACCGCGGGCGGTCGACCCCGAAGCTCTTCCTCGGCGCCCGGGGAGCACCGCTGTCGCGGCAGAGCGCCTGGCTGATCATCCAGGCGGCGGCCGAGCGCGCCCACCTCACCGCGCACGTGTCGCCGCACACGCTGCGGCACTCGTTCGCGACCCACCTGCTGCAGGGCGGCGCCGACGTGCGCGTCGTGCAGGAGCTGCTGGGCCACGCCTCCGTGGCGACGACGCAGATCTACACCTATGTGTCGATCGACGCCCTCCGCGACGTGTACGCCACGTCGCATCCGCGCGCCCGCTGA
- a CDS encoding ParA family protein → MAGKAQAATKAATGDTPIGPTGRPYQGFPTPPKLDGHGPARIIALCNQKGGVGKTTTTINLAAALAGYGRKVLAVDFDPQGALSAGLGIQTHEIPTIYDLLLDGKRDPHEVTVHTRVENLDVIPANIDLSAAEVHLVNEVAREQTLSRALRKVTGDYDVILIDCQPSLGLLTVNALTASHGVVIPLECEFFALRGVAMLIETIDKVRDRLNPTITLDGVLATMYDARTLHSREVLERVVDAFGDDVLETVIGRTVKFPDASVSGMPITEFAPEHAAAQAYLRLARELVARGAVA, encoded by the coding sequence GTGGCGGGCAAGGCACAGGCGGCGACGAAGGCCGCCACGGGGGACACGCCGATCGGACCCACCGGTCGTCCCTATCAGGGCTTCCCCACCCCGCCGAAGCTCGACGGTCACGGCCCCGCCCGCATCATCGCGCTGTGCAACCAGAAGGGCGGCGTCGGCAAGACGACGACCACCATCAACCTCGCGGCGGCCCTCGCCGGTTACGGCCGGAAGGTGCTCGCGGTCGACTTCGACCCGCAGGGTGCGCTGTCGGCGGGTCTCGGCATCCAGACCCACGAGATCCCGACGATCTACGACCTGCTGCTCGACGGCAAGCGCGACCCGCACGAGGTCACCGTGCACACGCGCGTCGAGAACCTCGACGTGATCCCCGCCAACATCGACCTGTCGGCCGCCGAGGTGCACCTGGTCAACGAGGTCGCGCGCGAGCAGACGCTGTCGAGGGCGCTGCGCAAGGTCACGGGCGACTACGACGTGATTCTCATCGACTGCCAGCCCTCGCTGGGCCTTCTGACGGTGAACGCCCTCACCGCGAGCCACGGTGTGGTCATCCCGCTCGAGTGCGAGTTCTTCGCCCTCCGCGGCGTCGCGATGCTCATCGAGACGATCGACAAGGTGCGCGACCGCCTCAACCCCACCATCACGCTCGACGGCGTGCTCGCCACGATGTACGACGCGCGCACGCTCCACTCGCGCGAGGTGCTCGAGCGTGTGGTCGACGCTTTCGGCGACGACGTGCTCGAGACCGTGATCGGCCGCACCGTCAAGTTCCCGGATGCGTCCGTCTCGGGCATGCCGATCACGGAGTTCGCGCCGGAGCACGCCGCCGCGCAGGCCTACCTGCGGCTGGCGCGGGAGCTGGTCGCCCGTGGCGCTGTCGCCTGA
- a CDS encoding segregation and condensation protein A, giving the protein MALSPDASAGSTTGEGFRVALSNFDGPFDLLLTLISKQELDITEVSLSLVTNEFIAYLRDLGAGEELDEASEFLVVAATLLDMKVAGLLPQGELVDAESVALLEARDLLFARLLQYRAFKEVSAWFERCLRREAVRHTRSVRLEEKYRNAVPELVWSLSADDFAALALLAMTPKEIPRIGFDHLHAPLVSIREQAAIVVTLLRDAGALTFRELIAGVGQPGVVVARFLSVLELYRHAALSFEQLEPLGELTLRWSAQRWSDENLATLGADYDR; this is encoded by the coding sequence GTGGCGCTGTCGCCTGACGCGTCGGCAGGCTCAACGACCGGGGAGGGGTTCCGGGTCGCGCTCTCGAACTTCGACGGACCGTTCGACCTCCTCCTGACCCTGATCTCGAAGCAGGAGCTCGACATCACCGAGGTGTCGCTGTCGCTCGTGACGAACGAGTTCATCGCATACCTGCGAGATCTGGGTGCGGGCGAGGAGCTGGACGAGGCATCCGAGTTCCTCGTCGTCGCCGCGACCCTGCTCGACATGAAGGTCGCAGGGCTCCTGCCGCAGGGCGAGCTCGTCGACGCCGAATCGGTCGCGCTCCTCGAGGCCCGAGATCTGCTGTTCGCGCGGCTGCTGCAATATCGCGCGTTCAAGGAGGTCTCGGCGTGGTTCGAGCGGTGCCTCCGCCGCGAGGCCGTGCGCCACACGCGCTCGGTGCGCCTGGAGGAGAAGTACCGCAACGCCGTGCCGGAACTCGTCTGGTCGCTCAGCGCCGACGACTTCGCGGCGCTCGCCCTGCTGGCCATGACGCCGAAGGAGATCCCGCGCATCGGGTTCGACCACCTGCACGCACCTCTGGTGAGCATCCGCGAGCAGGCCGCGATCGTGGTGACACTGCTGCGGGATGCCGGGGCCCTGACGTTCCGCGAGCTCATCGCGGGCGTCGGTCAGCCGGGTGTGGTGGTCGCTCGCTTCCTATCGGTGCTGGAGCTGTACCGCCATGCCGCCCTGTCGTTCGAACAACTCGAGCCGCTCGGCGAGCTGACCCTCCGCTGGAGCGCGCAGCGCTGGAGCGACGAGAACCTCGCCACCTTGGGAGCCGACTATGACCGATGA
- the scpB gene encoding SMC-Scp complex subunit ScpB produces MTDDASTRSAAGGAAPAVTVTDVARRLEAILLIVEEPQSLVSLAAAVGAPVPAVRQAIETLVDDYDGRAGGPVRGFELREVGGGWRLYVREEFDDLVSEYVGGQAPSRLSQAALETLAVIAYKQPVTRSQVASIRAVNVDSVVRTLLARGLITELFADAETGAINYGTTDALLVHLGINSLDELPHISPLLDGADEVGDSRNEGVRR; encoded by the coding sequence ATGACCGATGATGCTTCGACACGCTCAGCAGCCGGGGGTGCCGCGCCCGCCGTCACGGTGACCGATGTGGCCCGGCGGCTCGAGGCGATCCTGCTGATCGTCGAGGAGCCGCAGAGCCTCGTGAGCCTCGCGGCCGCCGTCGGCGCACCGGTGCCCGCTGTGCGCCAGGCCATCGAGACGCTTGTCGACGACTACGACGGCAGGGCCGGCGGGCCTGTCCGCGGGTTCGAACTGCGCGAGGTGGGCGGCGGCTGGCGCCTCTACGTCCGTGAGGAGTTCGACGACCTCGTGAGCGAGTACGTCGGCGGCCAGGCGCCGTCGCGCCTTTCGCAGGCTGCGCTCGAGACCCTCGCGGTCATCGCGTACAAGCAGCCGGTGACCCGCAGTCAGGTCGCGTCGATCCGAGCCGTGAACGTCGACTCGGTCGTGCGCACGCTGCTCGCGCGCGGGCTCATCACCGAGCTGTTCGCCGATGCGGAGACCGGCGCCATCAACTACGGCACCACCGACGCGCTGCTCGTGCACCTGGGCATCAACTCCCTGGACGAGCTGCCCCACATCTCGCCGCTGCTCGACGGTGCCGATGAGGTCGGAGACAGCCGGAACGAAGGAGTGCGACGATGA
- a CDS encoding pseudouridine synthase, which translates to MTGAESTEGVRLQKVLANAGVASRRVAENLIVEGRVRVNGNIVTELGSRIDPEKDLVDIDGTAVQLDQSKRYVMLNKPTGVVSSMKDDRGRPDLRRFTKDWPERLYNVGRLDADTSGLLVLTNDGELAHVLAHPSFGVTKVYIAKVDGRVTPQTIQRLLRGVDLEDGPISADKARLLSSSTEGGGSLVELTLHSGRNRIVRRMMAEVGHPVVELVRRQFGPLHLGTLPAGRARELTKVERGALLTLSRQAAGQQEDK; encoded by the coding sequence ATGACCGGCGCCGAATCCACCGAGGGCGTGCGCCTGCAGAAGGTGCTCGCGAATGCGGGCGTCGCCTCGCGGCGCGTCGCCGAGAACCTCATCGTCGAGGGCCGTGTGCGCGTGAACGGGAACATCGTGACGGAGCTGGGCTCGCGCATCGACCCCGAGAAGGATCTCGTGGACATCGACGGCACGGCCGTCCAGCTCGACCAGTCCAAGCGCTACGTCATGCTCAACAAGCCGACCGGCGTCGTGAGCTCCATGAAGGACGACCGCGGTCGTCCCGACCTGCGCCGCTTCACGAAGGACTGGCCGGAGCGCCTGTACAACGTGGGGCGATTGGATGCCGACACCAGCGGCCTGCTCGTGCTCACGAACGACGGCGAGCTCGCACACGTGCTCGCGCACCCGTCGTTCGGTGTGACCAAGGTCTACATCGCCAAGGTCGACGGCCGCGTGACGCCGCAGACGATCCAGAGGCTCCTTCGGGGAGTCGACCTGGAGGACGGCCCGATCTCCGCCGACAAGGCGCGACTGCTGTCATCCTCGACCGAGGGGGGCGGCTCCCTTGTCGAGCTCACGCTCCACTCGGGGCGCAACCGCATCGTCCGCCGCATGATGGCTGAGGTGGGGCATCCCGTCGTCGAACTCGTGCGCCGGCAGTTCGGGCCGCTGCACCTGGGAACGCTGCCAGCCGGGCGCGCCCGCGAGTTGACTAAAGTGGAGCGGGGCGCTCTGCTGACTCTTTCGCGCCAAGCCGCAGGTCAACAGGAGGACAAGTGA
- a CDS encoding prephenate dehydrogenase: protein MTATSLAPRVQGTVRIVGAGLLGASIGHALSARGVDVALDDTSPSQLRLAIDYGAGRRAADDDEPSLVVVAVPPDVTADVIQRELERHPSAVVTDVASVKLEPLRTLRERGVDLTHYIGSHPLAGRERGGAISARADIFVGRPWVVCRDEETPSTDLALVEGLALDLGATPIEMTPEDHDRGVALVSHVPQLVASLLAGRFVDAPDGSLRLAGQGVRDTTRIAASAPELWVQILGANAAPVVDVLDQVAADLAAVADALREPDAPGARRAVADTIRRGNDGVERLPGKHGQNRRFEQVVVMVDDTAGQLGRLFGELGDLDVNVEDLRLEHSPGAQFGLAEISVVPSAVRRAIDGLESRGWKIASTTND, encoded by the coding sequence GTGACAGCGACCTCCCTCGCTCCCCGCGTGCAGGGCACGGTGCGGATCGTCGGTGCAGGCCTCCTCGGGGCGAGCATCGGCCACGCGCTCAGCGCGCGCGGCGTCGATGTCGCGCTCGACGACACGTCGCCGTCCCAGCTGCGTCTCGCCATCGACTACGGTGCCGGCCGCCGCGCCGCGGACGACGATGAGCCGTCGCTCGTCGTCGTCGCCGTCCCGCCGGACGTCACGGCCGACGTCATCCAGCGTGAGCTCGAGCGCCACCCGTCCGCCGTGGTGACGGACGTCGCGAGCGTCAAGCTCGAACCGCTCCGCACGCTGCGCGAGCGCGGCGTCGACCTCACGCACTACATCGGCTCGCACCCGCTCGCGGGACGCGAGCGCGGGGGAGCGATCTCGGCCCGCGCCGACATCTTCGTCGGGCGTCCGTGGGTGGTGTGCCGCGACGAGGAGACGCCGTCCACCGACCTGGCGCTCGTCGAAGGCCTCGCTCTCGATCTCGGCGCTACGCCGATCGAGATGACCCCCGAAGACCACGACCGCGGCGTCGCGCTCGTCTCGCACGTCCCGCAGCTGGTCGCGAGCCTGCTCGCCGGACGCTTCGTCGACGCCCCCGACGGCTCTCTCCGGCTGGCCGGTCAGGGCGTGCGCGACACGACCCGCATCGCGGCCTCGGCCCCGGAGCTGTGGGTGCAGATCCTCGGTGCGAATGCGGCGCCCGTCGTCGACGTGCTCGATCAGGTCGCCGCCGACCTCGCCGCCGTCGCCGACGCCCTGCGCGAGCCCGACGCCCCGGGCGCCCGGCGCGCCGTCGCCGACACGATCCGCCGCGGCAACGACGGCGTCGAGCGCCTGCCGGGCAAGCACGGCCAGAACCGCCGCTTCGAGCAGGTCGTGGTGATGGTCGATGACACCGCCGGCCAGCTCGGGCGCCTCTTCGGCGAGCTCGGCGACCTCGACGTGAACGTGGAAGACCTGCGCCTGGAGCATTCGCCCGGCGCCCAGTTCGGCCTCGCCGAGATCAGTGTCGTCCCGAGCGCCGTGCGCCGGGCGATCGACGGTCTCGAGTCGCGAGGCTGGAAGATTGCGAGCACCACCAATGACTGA
- the cmk gene encoding (d)CMP kinase: MTDPAITKPGPDPVVVAIDGPAGSGKSSVSKQVARRLGYGYLDTGAAYRALAWHALERGIDTSDAASVLDVSGDFDYAISLDPDAYWVRVGQADVTDAIREPRVSDAVSGVARVPAVRRSVNALFRALVARSGRPGVVVEGRDITTVVAPDAPVRILLTAAPEVRAARRSAELTTHDAAAVAAALHQRDASDSAVVDFLTAAPGVEVVDSTPLDFDQTVDAVLGVIRAALSAPAVDPLQTGA; this comes from the coding sequence ATGACTGATCCCGCGATCACGAAGCCGGGACCCGACCCCGTCGTCGTCGCGATCGACGGCCCTGCCGGCAGCGGCAAGTCCAGCGTTTCGAAGCAGGTGGCCCGCCGTCTCGGCTACGGCTACCTCGACACCGGCGCCGCCTACCGCGCCCTCGCATGGCACGCGCTCGAGCGCGGCATCGACACGTCGGACGCAGCGTCGGTCCTCGATGTCTCGGGGGATTTCGACTACGCGATCTCACTCGACCCCGACGCGTACTGGGTACGGGTCGGTCAGGCCGACGTGACCGACGCGATCCGCGAGCCCCGCGTGTCCGACGCCGTGAGCGGCGTCGCGCGCGTGCCCGCCGTGCGACGTTCGGTGAACGCGCTGTTCCGCGCGCTCGTGGCGCGCTCCGGGCGACCGGGTGTGGTCGTCGAGGGCCGCGACATCACGACGGTCGTCGCGCCCGACGCCCCGGTGCGCATCCTCCTCACGGCCGCGCCGGAGGTCCGCGCCGCGCGCCGCAGCGCCGAGCTGACGACGCACGATGCTGCGGCCGTCGCCGCCGCGCTCCATCAGCGCGACGCCTCCGACTCGGCCGTCGTCGACTTCCTCACCGCCGCGCCCGGCGTCGAGGTCGTCGACTCGACACCTCTCGATTTCGACCAGACCGTGGACGCCGTGCTCGGCGTGATCCGGGCCGCGCTGAGCGCGCCGGCGGTCGACCCACTGCAGACAGGAGCCTGA